One genomic segment of Hevea brasiliensis isolate MT/VB/25A 57/8 chromosome 3, ASM3005281v1, whole genome shotgun sequence includes these proteins:
- the LOC131178467 gene encoding uncharacterized mitochondrial protein AtMg00810-like, which translates to MVSFEYCQSNADHTLFIKRYKGKITVLIVYVDDIMVTADDREEMVHLKEQLAQEFEIKDLGRLKYFLGIEVVRSDKGIFISQRKYILDLLEETRTLGCKSAESPIKENHKLQDRVGESMDIGRYQRLVGRLIYLSQTRLDITYAVGLVSQYMHDPCEPHLEAIFPILQYLESTPGKGLLFSKHGHLQIKAFTDADRGGSVDDRRSTSDYCTFIGGNLVTWRSKKQNVTPRFSAEAEFRAMAQGYDPE; encoded by the exons ATGGTTTCTTTTGAATACTGCCAAAGTAATGCTGATCACACCTTGTTTATAAAACGGTATAAGGGTAAGATCACTGTGCTTATtgtctatgtggatgatattatGGTAACTGCTGATGATAGGGAAGAAATGGTTCATCTAAAGGAGCAACTAGCACAGGAGTTTGAAATCAAAGATTTGGGAAGGCTAAAGTACTTTCTTGGAATAGAGGTTGTCAGATCAGACAAAGGAATCTTTATTTCTCAAAGGAAGTACATACTAGATCTATTAGAGGAAACAAGAACGCTAGGTTGTAAATCAGCAGAGTCTCCCATTAAGGAAAATCACAAATTGCAAGATAGAGTTGGGGAATCCATGGATATTGGGAGATATCAGAGGTTGGTTGGCAGACTAATTTACCTTTCGCAAACCAGACTAGATATAACATATGCAGTGGGTCTAGTGAGTCAGTATATGCATGATCCTTGTGAACCTCATTTGGAGGCTATTTTTCCCATCCTGCAATACTTAGAATCTACACCAGGGAAAGGACTTCTTTTCTCAAAGCATGGCCATCTTCAGATTAAGGCCTTTACAGATGCAGATAGGGGTGGATCTGTTGACGATAGGAGATCGACATCTGATTACTGTACTTTTATTGGTGGTAATTTAGtcacttggagaagcaagaagcaaaaTGTGACACCTAGATTCAGTGCAGAGGCTGAGTTTCGAGCAATGGCTCAAG GCTACGACCCGGAATAA